In Streptococcus uberis, a single window of DNA contains:
- a CDS encoding GNAT family N-acetyltransferase, translated as MDFWTQLARYSFYETERLTLRPPSFSDAKAFYDIASDKDNLHFVFPRVISQEESDYLLTHSFLKKPLGVWAISDKSSHTLLGFIKLEKIDTQKKEAELAYFLDNHYRCQGMMTEVVKNIVFLAFKELGLKSLIILTHLENQASQKVAEKAGFTFIEQFKGSDRYTRKMRYYKKYQLNIGDYHE; from the coding sequence ATGGATTTTTGGACACAATTAGCTCGTTATTCTTTTTATGAGACAGAGAGGTTAACCTTAAGACCACCTAGCTTTTCTGATGCAAAAGCATTCTATGATATAGCTTCTGACAAGGATAACCTTCATTTTGTTTTTCCACGTGTTATTAGTCAAGAAGAAAGCGATTATCTGCTAACCCATTCTTTTTTGAAAAAACCTTTGGGTGTTTGGGCAATTTCAGATAAATCTAGTCACACCCTACTAGGTTTTATTAAGTTAGAAAAGATTGACACACAAAAGAAAGAAGCTGAATTGGCTTATTTTTTGGACAATCACTATCGTTGTCAAGGTATGATGACAGAAGTGGTGAAAAATATTGTTTTTCTTGCTTTTAAAGAGTTAGGTTTAAAAAGCTTAATCATTTTAACGCATCTGGAAAATCAGGCAAGTCAAAAAGTGGCTGAAAAGGCGGGATTCACTTTTATTGAACAGTTTAAAGGTAGTGATCGTTATACACGAAAAATGCGCTATTACAAAAAATATCAACTTAATATAGGTGACTATCATGAGTAA
- a CDS encoding glycoside hydrolase family 3 protein, whose protein sequence is MPTLVNLKEKPYNLSDSQIAWVEETLADLSVEEKIGQLFVNLFFFGEDAFSGNSLTNKEILEKYHIGGARYMNGTPEEVQGLLNELQTHSKVPLLVAANCDSGGDGAVKGGTYISSGAQSEASRDTWAPYHAGLVSAREASALGVNVNFDPCVDILENWRNTIVNTRAYGTNADDVIKYTTAYLEGLTAEREMIQCIKHFPGDGTEERDQHLVLGVNELSPDRWDDSFGRVYKNHIENGVEMIMAGHIALPYYQQKLDPSLKDEDILPATLAPELINGLLKNNLNFNGLVITDASHMLGMTSAMRREDYVPQAIAAGCDMFLFFNNMEEDYNFMLNGYKNGVITEERLQDAVRRILGLKAKLNLHEKQAQKTLLKDPSELSIIGCEEHLRWQKEAAKRSLTLLKDTQGNLPISPQTHKRIRLYYLEGEKGGIHAADDTVLESIKTALERRGYEVEINDGTTRVKGATLKYRESVDLALTVANVVGYGAQNNYRIQWKTAMSNEVPWYVHEVPTVFVSLNYTTHLHDATMVKTAINAYHYNANTIETLLDALEGKENFNGQPNDLVWANKWQAKL, encoded by the coding sequence GGCTGACTTATCTGTCGAAGAAAAAATAGGTCAATTATTTGTTAACTTATTTTTCTTTGGTGAAGATGCTTTTTCTGGAAATAGCCTAACAAATAAAGAAATACTTGAAAAATATCATATCGGTGGTGCGCGTTACATGAATGGTACCCCTGAGGAAGTTCAAGGTTTACTTAATGAATTACAAACTCACTCCAAAGTGCCCTTACTTGTTGCTGCAAACTGTGATTCAGGCGGTGATGGTGCAGTAAAAGGAGGAACTTATATTTCTTCTGGAGCACAATCTGAGGCTAGTCGCGACACATGGGCACCTTATCATGCAGGATTAGTCTCTGCGCGTGAGGCAAGTGCTCTAGGTGTTAATGTTAACTTTGATCCATGTGTGGATATATTGGAAAATTGGCGTAATACTATTGTTAATACACGTGCTTATGGAACTAATGCTGATGATGTTATCAAATACACAACAGCATACTTAGAAGGCTTGACAGCTGAACGTGAGATGATCCAATGTATCAAACATTTCCCTGGAGATGGTACAGAAGAACGTGACCAACATTTAGTTTTAGGGGTAAACGAATTATCACCTGACCGTTGGGACGACAGTTTTGGACGAGTTTACAAAAATCACATTGAAAACGGTGTTGAAATGATTATGGCTGGACATATTGCTCTACCATATTATCAACAAAAATTAGACCCTTCTCTAAAAGATGAGGATATATTACCTGCAACATTAGCTCCTGAACTAATAAATGGTTTGCTTAAAAATAATCTTAATTTCAATGGATTGGTGATTACAGATGCGAGCCATATGTTAGGTATGACATCAGCAATGCGACGTGAAGATTATGTCCCTCAAGCTATCGCCGCTGGATGTGATATGTTCTTATTCTTCAACAATATGGAAGAAGATTATAACTTTATGCTCAATGGTTATAAAAATGGTGTAATTACCGAAGAACGTTTACAAGATGCAGTACGTCGTATCCTGGGATTAAAAGCTAAGTTAAACTTACATGAAAAACAAGCTCAAAAAACATTATTAAAAGATCCTTCTGAATTGTCAATTATCGGGTGTGAGGAACATTTAAGATGGCAAAAAGAAGCTGCTAAGCGTAGCTTGACGCTTCTAAAAGATACTCAAGGAAATCTTCCAATCAGTCCTCAAACGCATAAACGCATCCGCCTTTATTACCTAGAAGGTGAAAAAGGAGGTATTCATGCAGCTGACGACACTGTTTTAGAAAGTATCAAAACAGCTCTTGAGCGTCGTGGATATGAGGTTGAGATTAATGATGGTACCACTCGTGTTAAAGGTGCAACATTGAAATATCGTGAGTCTGTGGATTTAGCCTTGACAGTTGCTAATGTTGTGGGATATGGTGCCCAAAACAATTACCGTATCCAATGGAAAACAGCAATGTCAAATGAGGTACCTTGGTACGTCCATGAAGTCCCAACTGTATTTGTTTCGTTGAACTATACAACACACTTACATGATGCAACAATGGTTAAAACAGCTATTAATGCTTATCACTATAATGCAAATACGATTGAAACGTTGTTAGATGCTTTAGAGGGTAAAGAAAACTTTAATGGTCAACCAAATGATTTGGTATGGGCTAATAAGTGGCAAGCGAAGTTATAA